In one window of Thermodesulfobacteriota bacterium DNA:
- the prsR gene encoding PEP-CTERM-box response regulator transcription factor — translation MEMLKQKLLIIEDDEAIRGQMRWALAGDFDVLTAPDPECAMQVLRDGRPALVTLDLGLPPYTNDVSEGFKLLGRILQHDPLAKVVVITGNKERCSAIKAISHGAHDFLVKPVAIEELKIILRRAVYVHSLEYEYSRLQRGAAENQGFEEVLGMNSRMQEVFSTVRKVAASDVPVLVGGESGTGKELIARAIHAQSLRKQRPFIPINCGAIPDSLLESELFGHEKGAFTGAHIQRNGRIELAQGGTLFLDEIAELPLLLQVKVLRFLQDHRIERIGGRDSIGIDVRVIAATNKCLRKMTAEGRFREDLYYRLAVVNIDLPPLRERGEDIVLLARAFLQKYVPDRARPKALSPEAVEAMNSYGWPGNVRELENRIRRAVTFSDGPMIRSSDLGFGPDEEAPQHLDLKKAKEELEVRFVQKAILKHNGNISKAAEELGLSRPTVHHIIKKYNRLESMRKG, via the coding sequence ATGGAAATGCTGAAACAGAAACTCCTTATCATAGAGGACGACGAGGCCATCAGGGGCCAGATGCGCTGGGCCCTGGCTGGCGATTTCGACGTCCTTACTGCGCCCGACCCGGAATGCGCCATGCAGGTGCTTCGGGACGGCCGCCCGGCGCTCGTAACGCTCGACCTTGGGCTCCCGCCCTACACAAACGACGTTAGCGAGGGCTTCAAGCTCCTGGGGAGGATACTCCAGCACGATCCCCTGGCCAAGGTGGTCGTAATCACCGGCAACAAGGAGCGGTGCTCGGCGATAAAGGCGATATCGCACGGTGCGCACGATTTCCTCGTGAAGCCCGTAGCCATCGAGGAGCTCAAGATAATACTGAGGCGGGCGGTCTACGTGCATTCGCTCGAGTACGAGTATTCAAGGCTCCAGAGGGGGGCCGCCGAGAACCAGGGCTTCGAAGAGGTGCTCGGGATGAACTCCAGGATGCAGGAAGTGTTCTCCACGGTCAGGAAAGTAGCCGCCTCGGACGTGCCCGTCCTGGTCGGCGGCGAGAGCGGCACCGGAAAAGAGCTTATCGCAAGGGCGATACACGCCCAAAGCCTCAGGAAGCAGCGGCCCTTCATCCCGATAAACTGCGGCGCGATCCCGGACAGCCTTCTCGAGAGCGAGCTCTTCGGCCACGAAAAGGGCGCGTTTACCGGCGCCCACATACAGAGGAACGGCAGGATAGAGCTCGCGCAGGGCGGCACACTTTTTCTCGACGAGATAGCGGAACTGCCGCTCCTTCTTCAGGTAAAGGTCTTGAGGTTCCTCCAGGACCACAGGATCGAGCGCATCGGCGGGAGGGACTCGATAGGCATAGACGTCAGGGTGATCGCGGCCACGAACAAGTGCCTGCGGAAGATGACCGCCGAGGGAAGGTTCAGGGAGGACCTCTACTACAGGCTGGCTGTCGTCAACATAGACCTGCCTCCGCTTCGCGAGCGCGGAGAGGACATAGTCCTTCTCGCGAGGGCGTTCCTCCAGAAATACGTACCTGACAGGGCGAGGCCCAAGGCGCTCAGCCCCGAGGCGGTAGAAGCCATGAACTCATACGGGTGGCCCGGCAACGTCCGGGAGCTCGAGAACAGGATCAGGCGGGCCGTGACGTTCTCGGACGGCCCGATGATAAGGTCCTCGGACCTCGGCTTCGGCCCGGACGAAGAGGCCCCGCAGCACCTCGACCTCAAGAAGGCGAAGGAAGAGCTCGAGGTCAGGTTCGTGCAGAAGGCTATACTCAAGCACAACGGCAACATAAGCAAGGCCGCGGAAGAGCTCGGCCTAAGCAGGCCGACGGTGCACCATATCATCAAAAAATACAACAGGCTCGAATCCATGCGAAAGGGGTAA
- a CDS encoding ATP-binding protein, with the protein MAEPLRVIPVLAAGLSLVPGLLMIRGRGLANPAVAALLATMLAIASVNAGGALMMSGYGAHLFAFGQGLLAATLLVFAAAFGRVEKTRALVRCSPALALLASALFFSVLVSLPEGPVVIADGRLEPGPGGVLFQAAVALALVVSLVQIEGTFRAFSGSVRKEISSIAIGMGAFGALYALLSLQLAVFGSAGRLSIAATSACAAAAAARIAVSLSSSGLYTLEISVSRPGLGKSLALLLVAVCIPVSLLVSWIAGAGTGDYFTSFIVLAALSAAVLPHVQSRTKDSGLIAALGRNRHDYKERWLEATEKISSRTDPAGVKAVLSEMVSATLGASNVYVWLYDQGQGCFFSTSSKLEQRFRRIPHSHWLVEHMLATGAPFYLSDCKPADDDMGTDGPESLSLSSGAVICAPLAAGRELIGFLTAGEGAGGRPYSRNDLDLLRAVAAQAAVQIKNLRLSQDLLEVKEADAFSRMSSFVMHDLKNFTNSLALLSHNARSNMASPEFQKEAVKAIDLTVARMKALIEKMAGGGGQMSIEKRPGDLKSVLESAVGRLPSGAAERISIDVNGVCTLCSMDSDAVETVFFNMLMNACEAVKAGGEIGVSFQSVRDFVTVRISDTGSGIPKSLMEKGLFRPFTTTKKNGFGVGLYHCKAVMEAHGGLIEVESEEGAGTVFTLRFPLHADERLASSAG; encoded by the coding sequence TTGGCTGAGCCGCTTCGCGTCATACCGGTCCTCGCAGCAGGCCTGAGCCTCGTCCCGGGGCTCCTCATGATAAGAGGGAGGGGGCTGGCAAACCCGGCGGTCGCCGCCCTGCTCGCGACAATGCTTGCGATAGCGTCCGTTAACGCCGGGGGGGCGCTGATGATGTCGGGCTATGGCGCGCATCTCTTCGCGTTCGGCCAGGGCCTCCTCGCGGCAACGCTCCTCGTCTTTGCCGCCGCCTTCGGGAGGGTTGAAAAAACCAGGGCCCTGGTCCGCTGCTCCCCTGCCCTGGCGCTCCTCGCCTCGGCCCTCTTCTTCTCTGTCCTTGTCTCGCTCCCGGAAGGCCCCGTGGTCATAGCGGACGGAAGGCTCGAGCCCGGACCTGGCGGGGTTCTCTTCCAGGCGGCCGTGGCGCTGGCCCTCGTAGTCTCTCTTGTCCAGATCGAGGGCACCTTCAGGGCCTTCAGCGGGAGCGTCAGGAAAGAGATAAGCTCGATCGCAATCGGCATGGGCGCGTTCGGTGCGCTATATGCACTGCTCTCGCTCCAGCTCGCGGTCTTCGGCTCCGCCGGGAGGCTTTCAATAGCGGCGACATCGGCGTGTGCCGCGGCAGCCGCGGCGCGCATCGCGGTCTCGTTATCGTCCAGCGGGCTTTATACGCTTGAGATATCGGTATCAAGGCCGGGGCTCGGGAAATCCCTGGCCCTCCTTCTGGTTGCGGTCTGCATACCTGTCTCTCTACTCGTATCCTGGATCGCCGGCGCCGGTACAGGCGACTATTTTACCTCCTTCATTGTCCTGGCCGCCCTCTCCGCAGCCGTCCTCCCGCATGTGCAGAGCCGGACGAAAGACTCGGGATTGATTGCGGCGCTCGGAAGGAATAGGCACGACTACAAGGAACGGTGGCTCGAAGCGACGGAGAAGATAAGTTCACGGACAGACCCGGCCGGAGTAAAGGCGGTCCTGTCGGAGATGGTCTCCGCAACGCTCGGCGCCTCGAACGTATACGTGTGGCTCTATGACCAGGGGCAGGGCTGCTTCTTTTCCACCTCCTCGAAACTCGAGCAGCGGTTCAGGCGCATTCCCCATTCGCACTGGCTCGTCGAGCACATGCTGGCAACAGGGGCGCCGTTCTATCTATCCGATTGCAAGCCTGCGGACGACGATATGGGCACGGATGGGCCCGAAAGCCTGTCGCTCTCGTCCGGAGCCGTAATCTGCGCGCCACTCGCCGCTGGAAGGGAGCTGATAGGGTTCCTCACGGCCGGCGAGGGTGCCGGGGGCCGGCCCTATTCAAGGAACGACCTCGACCTCCTTCGCGCCGTGGCGGCGCAGGCCGCGGTGCAGATAAAGAACCTCCGGCTCAGCCAGGACCTCCTGGAGGTCAAGGAGGCAGACGCCTTCAGCAGAATGTCTTCCTTCGTGATGCACGACCTTAAGAACTTCACAAACTCCCTTGCGCTCCTCAGCCATAACGCCAGGTCGAACATGGCAAGCCCCGAGTTCCAGAAGGAAGCCGTAAAGGCCATCGACCTTACTGTCGCAAGGATGAAGGCGCTTATAGAAAAGATGGCGGGCGGCGGCGGGCAGATGAGCATCGAGAAAAGGCCGGGAGACCTGAAATCGGTCCTGGAAAGCGCCGTAGGGAGGCTCCCCTCGGGAGCTGCCGAGCGGATCAGCATAGACGTTAACGGCGTCTGCACCCTTTGCAGCATGGACTCCGACGCGGTAGAGACGGTCTTTTTCAATATGCTCATGAACGCGTGCGAAGCGGTCAAGGCCGGCGGCGAGATTGGCGTGTCATTCCAGTCCGTACGGGATTTCGTCACCGTGAGGATCTCCGACACCGGCTCGGGCATACCGAAAAGCCTCATGGAAAAGGGGCTTTTCAGGCCATTCACTACCACCAAGAAAAACGGTTTCGGGGTCGGGCTCTACCATTGCAAGGCGGTCATGGAAGCGCACGGGGGCCTTATCGAGGTGGAAAGCGAGGAAGGGGCCGGCACTGTCTTCACGCTCAGGTTCCCGCTCCATGCCGACGAGCGGCTTGCCTCAAGCGCGGGCTGA
- a CDS encoding CFI-box-CTERM domain-containing protein, producing the protein MPKSVKLISLSAAAAIAVLLLIAPPALAGEAILKWTAPSTNTDGSALTDLAGFKVHYGTQSKSYSKTLDIGNAAAYTVQDLAAGSTYYFSVTAYNSAGRESAYSNEVSKNIPSDTTGPVLTGIYSTDVTHTGAVVSWMTDEPATSQVEYGTTSSYGSSSSVDQALKTAHTLSLAGLQPGTAYNYRVISSDGSGNRTASGNFKFTTAPAPDTAPPVVSNLLVKDVTSSSALVTWTTNEPATTQVDFGLSGAFTSSTPLDSSLKTVHSVLLEGLQGYTAYSYRAVSTDAAGNTAVSAAKTFTTSNQAPAINSLSSSPLSGSAPLQVQLSAEAVDADGFIVSYEWDFDGDGVYDADTGSVPSTPHTYQAAGTYSPKVRVRDNGGAITVSEPLTISVASASNKPPVVVSLVGTVSQEGSTVSIKFDVKASDPNGVIVKFEWDFDGNGVIDAVTTTAPAKFSYSSPGTYKPVVKVTDDQGGTATATTTVEVPSASLSGGSSSPAPESKGGCFIATAAYGSYLEPEVMVLREFRDGVLLPNPIGRAFVDFYYRVSPPVADFIARHEVLRTATRTVLTPIVYGVKHPLLAASFSVFAVGGAFFAVRRKRD; encoded by the coding sequence ATGCCTAAGTCAGTAAAGCTAATCTCGCTCTCGGCTGCCGCGGCAATCGCGGTCCTTTTGCTCATTGCGCCGCCTGCGCTGGCGGGCGAGGCAATACTCAAATGGACCGCGCCGAGCACGAACACGGACGGATCGGCTCTCACGGACCTGGCCGGCTTCAAGGTCCACTACGGCACGCAGTCCAAGTCCTACTCGAAGACGCTCGATATCGGCAATGCGGCGGCCTACACCGTCCAGGACCTCGCGGCCGGCAGCACCTATTATTTCAGCGTCACGGCCTACAACTCCGCGGGCAGGGAAAGCGCCTATTCGAACGAGGTCTCGAAGAACATACCGTCCGACACCACCGGCCCTGTACTGACCGGCATCTACTCGACCGACGTCACCCACACGGGCGCAGTCGTGAGCTGGATGACCGACGAGCCGGCCACGTCCCAGGTGGAGTACGGCACGACCTCCTCCTACGGCAGCTCGTCCTCCGTAGACCAGGCCCTTAAGACCGCGCACACCCTGTCGCTCGCTGGCCTCCAGCCCGGCACGGCCTACAATTACAGGGTGATAAGCTCGGACGGGTCCGGGAACAGGACCGCTTCCGGGAATTTCAAATTCACGACGGCGCCTGCGCCGGACACCGCGCCGCCGGTGGTCTCGAACCTCCTTGTAAAGGACGTGACCAGCTCTTCGGCGCTCGTCACATGGACGACGAACGAGCCGGCGACCACGCAGGTCGATTTCGGCCTTTCCGGCGCGTTTACTTCATCGACACCCCTTGACAGCTCCCTCAAAACAGTGCATTCGGTCCTTCTCGAGGGGCTCCAGGGGTACACTGCCTACAGCTACAGGGCCGTCTCGACCGACGCAGCGGGTAATACTGCCGTGAGCGCGGCAAAGACCTTCACGACATCCAACCAGGCCCCGGCCATCAACTCCCTGAGCTCGTCTCCGCTCTCAGGGTCGGCCCCTCTTCAGGTACAGCTCTCAGCCGAGGCTGTGGACGCCGACGGTTTCATCGTAAGCTATGAATGGGACTTCGACGGAGACGGCGTATACGACGCCGATACAGGCTCGGTGCCCTCGACGCCGCATACCTACCAGGCAGCTGGGACCTATTCGCCAAAGGTCAGGGTCAGGGACAACGGCGGCGCCATAACGGTGTCCGAGCCGCTTACCATATCGGTCGCGTCGGCCTCGAACAAGCCGCCGGTAGTCGTCTCGCTCGTCGGTACCGTGTCACAGGAAGGCTCCACGGTCTCCATCAAGTTTGACGTGAAGGCGTCCGACCCCAACGGGGTCATAGTGAAGTTCGAGTGGGACTTCGACGGGAACGGCGTCATAGACGCGGTCACGACTACGGCCCCGGCCAAGTTCTCTTACAGCTCGCCGGGCACCTACAAGCCGGTAGTTAAGGTTACCGACGACCAGGGCGGCACCGCAACCGCGACCACGACAGTGGAGGTACCGTCGGCCTCCCTCTCGGGCGGGTCGTCATCGCCCGCCCCTGAATCCAAGGGCGGCTGCTTCATCGCGACGGCTGCCTACGGAAGCTACCTGGAGCCCGAGGTCATGGTGCTCCGCGAGTTCAGGGACGGGGTGTTGCTGCCGAACCCGATAGGCAGGGCGTTCGTGGACTTCTACTACAGGGTGTCCCCTCCTGTCGCGGACTTTATCGCCAGGCACGAGGTGCTCCGCACCGCGACCAGGACCGTACTGACGCCGATAGTATACGGGGTCAAGCACCCGCTACTTGCGGCCTCGTTCTCGGTATTTGCAGTCGGGGGCGCCTTCTTCGCCGTAAGGAGGAAGCGGGATTAA
- a CDS encoding exosortase/archaeosortase family protein, which produces MSIRVESGTAGETPGTGARARVAGIVFFSGGIAAAFSEHLARLYGLAMDSELYSHITLIPFITAYLMYLKRKEILSTAAYGPLYGVPVLLAGAAVFIAGRSLFTDGGSFHLATMVLSAVVFWIGGFVTVFGGHASRTALFPLLFLLFAVPVPEAALDPLIKFLQRGSAEAAWFFLSASGSPVEREGLFFHLPGLTVEVARECSGIRSSLVLFIAGVTASNMFLRTWPGRLAFVAAVFPIAVVKNGIRITVLTLAGYHIDERMLYGTLHTRGGIPFFLLALLMAGVVLWALMKIEKKAARGG; this is translated from the coding sequence GTGTCCATCAGAGTGGAAAGCGGGACGGCGGGAGAGACTCCCGGCACGGGCGCGAGGGCTAGGGTGGCTGGCATCGTATTCTTCAGCGGCGGCATCGCAGCGGCATTTTCCGAGCACCTGGCGCGACTCTACGGCCTTGCGATGGATAGCGAGCTGTATTCGCACATAACGCTCATACCATTTATCACAGCCTACCTCATGTACCTGAAAAGGAAGGAGATCCTGTCGACCGCCGCCTACGGGCCGCTGTACGGCGTCCCGGTCCTCCTGGCCGGGGCAGCGGTATTCATAGCAGGGAGGAGCCTCTTCACCGACGGCGGGAGCTTCCATCTGGCAACTATGGTCCTCTCTGCCGTCGTCTTCTGGATCGGCGGTTTCGTGACCGTCTTCGGCGGCCACGCGTCAAGGACGGCGCTCTTTCCGCTCCTTTTTCTCCTTTTCGCGGTGCCCGTGCCGGAAGCCGCGCTCGACCCGCTCATAAAATTCCTTCAAAGGGGCTCTGCCGAGGCCGCGTGGTTCTTCCTGAGCGCCTCCGGCTCTCCGGTCGAGCGGGAGGGCCTTTTCTTCCACCTCCCGGGTCTTACGGTCGAGGTCGCAAGGGAATGCAGCGGCATACGCTCCAGCCTCGTCCTCTTCATCGCCGGGGTGACGGCCTCGAACATGTTCCTCAGGACCTGGCCGGGCAGGCTGGCCTTCGTGGCTGCTGTCTTCCCTATAGCCGTCGTTAAAAACGGCATAAGGATTACCGTATTGACGCTGGCAGGCTACCATATAGACGAGCGCATGCTCTACGGGACGCTGCACACCAGGGGCGGAATCCCTTTCTTCCTGCTTGCGCTCCTCATGGCGGGCGTCGTTCTGTGGGCGCTCATGAAAATCGAAAAAAAAGCCGCAAGGGGCGGCTAG
- a CDS encoding glycosyltransferase, with protein sequence MGKTPKVSIGLPVYNAERYLRHSIESILGQTFNDFEFVISDNASTDSTFDICSEYAARDRRIRLHRNARNLGAADNFNRVFRLSRAEYFKWAAYDDVCSPLLLERCLELLEAEPRVALCYPKTVLIDETGKEIGKYDDRLHIPYDRPHERLRHYLTKVNLANAVFGLMRSSVLRETQLLGKYFGADYVLLLEIILRGRFHELPEHLFLRRDHEKNSRRLPRKEIAVWWDSSRKNIYKFIQSKLVTEQFHAIDRASLGWYEKGLCFAQISRWVVRQFKAKGGRYKANLKQRLKLPGAQTER encoded by the coding sequence ATGGGAAAGACCCCCAAGGTAAGCATAGGGCTGCCCGTCTACAACGCCGAGCGGTATTTGAGGCACTCGATCGAATCCATACTCGGGCAGACCTTCAATGATTTCGAGTTCGTCATCTCCGACAACGCATCGACGGACTCGACCTTCGACATATGCTCGGAGTACGCCGCCCGCGACCGGAGGATAAGGCTGCACAGGAACGCGCGCAACCTCGGGGCCGCCGACAACTTCAACCGCGTCTTCCGCCTCTCGCGCGCCGAGTACTTCAAGTGGGCGGCGTACGACGACGTCTGCTCGCCGCTCCTTCTGGAAAGATGCCTTGAACTACTGGAGGCCGAGCCCAGGGTCGCGCTCTGCTACCCGAAGACCGTCCTCATAGACGAGACCGGCAAGGAGATAGGGAAGTACGACGACAGGCTCCACATACCCTACGACAGGCCGCACGAGCGCCTGCGCCACTATCTTACGAAAGTGAACCTCGCAAACGCGGTATTCGGCCTTATGCGCTCATCGGTCCTCAGGGAAACGCAGCTCCTGGGGAAGTATTTCGGCGCCGACTATGTCCTCCTGCTGGAAATCATCCTGAGGGGCAGGTTCCATGAGCTTCCAGAGCACCTCTTTCTGAGACGGGACCACGAGAAAAACTCCCGGAGATTGCCGAGGAAGGAGATCGCGGTCTGGTGGGACTCGTCGCGGAAGAACATCTACAAGTTCATCCAGAGCAAGCTCGTTACCGAGCAGTTCCACGCGATAGACCGCGCAAGCCTCGGGTGGTACGAGAAAGGGCTCTGCTTCGCGCAGATATCTAGGTGGGTCGTGAGGCAGTTCAAGGCCAAGGGCGGCAGGTACAAGGCAAACCTCAAACAGCGCCTGAAGCTTCCGGGCGCGCAAACGGAGAGATAG
- a CDS encoding class I SAM-dependent methyltransferase codes for MEGGKNTCPVCKSGCVSVFAEMTGMPVHCNILWHTRESALRARRGDIKLGFCSGCGHIFNTAFDPEAVKYTQEYENSLHFSPFFQDYARSLAVKLIEKFNLYGKDIIEIGCGKGDFLVLLSELGGNRGVGFDASYIHERMENRDNRVVFIQDLYSEQYSDYKGDLICSRQVLEHIETPREFLEKMRKVVNGRGETVVFLEVPNILYTFRELAIWDIIYEHCSYFSAISLSALLSLTGFKAVSIEESFEGQFLCAEAFPSFGTDEAGSPAPGFSLAELKTAVAAFSRRYTGKILAWKSELERIRVKGQKAVLWGGGSKGVSFLNALGVTGQISHVIDINPHKHGKYIPGTGQGIEPPEFVREYSPDIIIVMNPNYISEIWQMVKEMGLACSILCA; via the coding sequence ATGGAAGGCGGCAAAAACACATGTCCGGTCTGCAAGTCGGGATGCGTCTCCGTTTTCGCGGAGATGACCGGCATGCCGGTCCACTGCAACATCCTGTGGCACACGCGTGAAAGCGCGCTCAGGGCCCGGAGGGGCGATATAAAACTCGGGTTCTGCAGCGGCTGCGGGCACATCTTCAACACGGCCTTCGACCCCGAGGCGGTAAAATACACGCAGGAATACGAGAACTCGCTCCACTTCTCGCCCTTTTTCCAGGACTACGCGAGGTCGCTCGCCGTAAAGCTCATTGAAAAATTCAACCTCTACGGCAAGGACATCATAGAGATAGGCTGCGGCAAGGGCGACTTCCTGGTGCTCCTTAGCGAGCTCGGCGGGAACAGGGGAGTCGGCTTCGATGCGAGCTACATACATGAAAGGATGGAGAACAGGGACAACAGGGTCGTCTTCATACAAGACCTCTATTCCGAGCAGTATTCAGATTACAAGGGCGACCTCATATGCAGCCGCCAGGTGCTCGAGCACATCGAGACGCCGAGGGAGTTTCTGGAGAAGATGAGAAAGGTCGTCAACGGCAGGGGCGAGACCGTTGTCTTCCTCGAGGTCCCGAACATACTCTACACCTTCAGGGAGCTCGCCATCTGGGACATTATCTACGAGCACTGCTCCTACTTCAGCGCCATCTCCCTTTCAGCGCTCCTTTCGCTTACAGGCTTCAAGGCCGTCAGCATCGAGGAGTCGTTCGAGGGCCAGTTCCTCTGCGCCGAGGCCTTCCCGTCCTTCGGGACGGATGAGGCCGGGTCTCCCGCGCCCGGTTTCAGCCTGGCTGAATTGAAGACCGCGGTGGCCGCCTTTTCGAGGAGGTACACGGGCAAGATACTCGCGTGGAAGAGCGAGCTCGAGAGGATACGCGTCAAGGGACAAAAGGCCGTCCTCTGGGGCGGCGGCTCCAAAGGGGTGTCGTTCCTGAACGCGCTAGGCGTTACCGGCCAGATAAGCCACGTTATAGACATAAACCCGCACAAGCACGGCAAGTACATACCCGGCACCGGGCAGGGGATCGAGCCGCCCGAGTTCGTCCGGGAGTACTCGCCCGACATCATCATAGTAATGAACCCGAACTACATAAGCGAAATATGGCAGATGGTAAAGGAGATGGGGCTTGCGTGCAGCATCCTCTGCGCATGA
- a CDS encoding class I SAM-dependent methyltransferase codes for MMESLNAHMAPALPAPGTAGCPGCGSAETLEFYSLSGAPVHSVLLFATREAAAEYPRGEIRLAFCARCGFIWNSSYQHKLQEYSERCEETQGFSETYNDFARRLASDLVERHGLRGKHILEIGCGKGEFLDLLCELGGNTGKGFDPAFREERGGRPPGVSFVKDFYSEKYSDEPADFMVCKMTLEHIGETAKFISVIRKALGKRETRVFFQVPDVTRVLRELAFWDVYYEHCSYFSPGSLGRLFRASGFEVTGITRGYGGQYLFLEAVPSSGKATPPPPALPIEEEPDELRNAVDFFSENVIQKTALWRHKLREFRKSGYRTVLWGSGSKGVAFLTTLGVTDEIKYVVDVNPRRCGTFMAGTGHEIVSPGFAARYRPDAVILMNPVYKSEVVMELERLGHFAEVLTV; via the coding sequence ATGATGGAGAGCCTGAACGCTCATATGGCGCCCGCCCTGCCAGCGCCCGGCACGGCAGGATGCCCGGGCTGCGGGTCCGCCGAGACCCTCGAATTCTATTCGCTCAGCGGCGCCCCCGTGCACTCGGTGCTTCTTTTTGCCACCAGGGAGGCGGCTGCAGAATACCCCAGAGGCGAGATACGGCTCGCGTTCTGCGCAAGGTGCGGCTTCATATGGAACAGCTCCTATCAGCACAAACTGCAGGAGTACTCCGAAAGGTGCGAGGAGACCCAGGGGTTTTCCGAGACTTATAACGATTTCGCGCGCCGCCTGGCCTCGGACCTTGTCGAAAGGCACGGCTTGAGGGGCAAGCACATCCTCGAGATAGGCTGCGGCAAGGGCGAATTCCTCGATCTCCTCTGCGAGCTCGGCGGCAATACCGGGAAGGGCTTCGACCCCGCGTTCAGGGAAGAGCGCGGCGGGCGCCCGCCGGGGGTCTCGTTCGTAAAGGACTTCTACTCGGAGAAATACTCGGACGAGCCCGCCGACTTCATGGTCTGCAAGATGACGCTCGAGCACATCGGGGAGACGGCCAAGTTCATCTCCGTAATACGGAAGGCGCTGGGGAAAAGGGAGACCCGGGTGTTTTTCCAGGTCCCGGACGTGACGAGGGTCCTCCGGGAGCTCGCCTTCTGGGACGTCTACTACGAGCACTGCTCGTATTTCAGCCCGGGGTCGCTCGGAAGGCTCTTCAGGGCTTCCGGCTTCGAGGTGACCGGCATAACAAGGGGCTACGGCGGCCAGTACCTTTTCCTCGAGGCCGTCCCGTCCTCCGGAAAGGCCACCCCACCTCCCCCTGCCCTGCCCATAGAGGAAGAGCCGGATGAGCTCAGGAATGCAGTGGACTTTTTTTCGGAGAACGTCATCCAGAAGACGGCGCTCTGGCGCCACAAGCTCAGGGAATTCCGGAAATCCGGGTACAGGACAGTCCTCTGGGGCTCGGGCTCAAAGGGGGTCGCCTTCCTCACGACACTCGGCGTAACCGACGAGATAAAGTACGTGGTCGACGTCAACCCCAGGAGATGCGGCACCTTCATGGCAGGAACGGGCCACGAGATAGTCTCGCCCGGGTTCGCCGCCAGGTACAGGCCCGATGCCGTGATCCTCATGAACCCCGTCTACAAAAGCGAGGTAGTAATGGAACTTGAGAGGCTCGGCCATTTCGCAGAGGTCCTTACGGTGTAA
- a CDS encoding class I SAM-dependent methyltransferase: MNEKASACRSCGGVRLETVLDLGTTPLADALLTEEELERPEPEYPLKAVFCRDCALVQILETVPPEELFCRRYPYYSSFSDELLRHSRENALELINTRRLDAESLVVEIASNDGYLLKNFVQNGIPCLGIDPAEGPAEAAERAGVPTHCGFFNAELAGKLRSMGKRADVIIANNVLAHVADSGSFLDGVRILLDDGGVAVIEVPYVRDLVDKSEFDTIYHEHLCYFSVTSVDRLLRSRGLFLNSVRRIPIHGGSLRLYIGLRDEPDASARGLLDEEKKDGVDGFSYYNDFAIKAENIKNGLRLMLKILKDGGNRIAAYGAAAKGATLLNYTGIGRDFIDFVVDRNVHKQGLYMPGRRIPIFRPEKLLEERPDYVLILAWNFAREIISQQDEYRAAGGKFIVPIPEWKVT; encoded by the coding sequence ATGAACGAAAAGGCCTCAGCATGCCGCTCATGCGGCGGGGTCAGGCTCGAGACGGTTCTTGACCTCGGAACAACGCCGCTCGCGGACGCGCTCCTCACGGAAGAGGAGCTCGAACGCCCGGAGCCCGAGTACCCGCTCAAAGCCGTCTTCTGCCGCGACTGCGCGCTCGTGCAGATACTCGAGACGGTGCCGCCCGAGGAGCTCTTCTGCAGGAGGTACCCCTACTACTCGTCTTTTTCGGACGAGCTTCTCAGGCACTCGAGAGAGAACGCGTTGGAGCTTATCAATACGAGGCGGCTCGACGCGGAAAGCCTTGTCGTTGAGATAGCCTCGAACGACGGATATCTCCTCAAAAACTTCGTTCAAAACGGCATACCATGCCTCGGCATAGACCCTGCCGAAGGCCCGGCAGAGGCTGCCGAGAGGGCCGGGGTGCCCACCCATTGCGGGTTTTTCAACGCCGAGCTCGCAGGCAAGCTCCGAAGCATGGGGAAAAGGGCGGACGTCATAATCGCCAACAACGTGCTTGCCCATGTCGCGGACTCCGGGAGCTTCCTCGACGGCGTAAGGATACTCCTTGACGACGGGGGGGTCGCCGTAATCGAGGTCCCCTACGTAAGGGACCTCGTAGATAAAAGCGAGTTCGACACCATCTACCACGAGCACCTCTGTTATTTCTCCGTAACGTCTGTCGACCGTCTGCTCCGGAGCCGCGGGCTCTTTCTCAATTCCGTAAGGAGGATACCCATCCACGGCGGCTCGCTCCGGCTCTACATAGGCCTCAGGGACGAGCCCGACGCATCGGCAAGGGGCCTTCTCGACGAGGAGAAAAAGGACGGGGTGGACGGATTTTCCTATTATAACGATTTCGCCATAAAGGCTGAAAACATCAAAAACGGCCTGAGGCTCATGCTCAAGATACTCAAGGACGGCGGAAACCGCATCGCCGCCTACGGGGCCGCTGCAAAAGGAGCGACACTCCTCAACTATACCGGGATAGGCAGGGACTTCATAGACTTCGTGGTGGACAGGAACGTCCACAAGCAGGGGCTTTACATGCCCGGCAGGCGCATCCCCATCTTCCGTCCTGAAAAACTTCTGGAAGAGAGGCCAGATTACGTGCTCATACTCGCATGGAACTTCGCCCGGGAGATCATAAGCCAGCAGGATGAGTACAGGGCCGCCGGCGGCAAGTTCATAGTGCCGATACCGGAATGGAAGGTAACCTGA